The following proteins are co-located in the Megalobrama amblycephala isolate DHTTF-2021 linkage group LG12, ASM1881202v1, whole genome shotgun sequence genome:
- the tcf15 gene encoding transcription factor 15 isoform X1 — protein MAFAMLRPIATHLAYSDVAMMSEDEENRSESDGSSEQSYGCCPSAEKRRRMSRKSTVSSVVIVKQRNAANARERDRTQSVNTAFTALRTLIPTEPVDRKLSKIETLRLASSYISHLANVLLIGDGGEDAQPCVSAVYSAQGDSGGKQPRTICTFCLSSQRKGIKDGNDCVRMRGIASLRVTRR, from the exons ATGGCATTTGCCATGCTGCGGCCCATAGCTACTCATCTAGCGTACTCGGATGTTGCCATGATGTCCGAGGATGAGGAAAACCGCAGCGAGAGCGACGGCAGCTCGGAGCAGAGCTACGGTTGCTGTCCCAGCGCGGAGAAGCGGCGGAGGATGTCACGCAAGTCCACGGTGAGCAGTGTGGTTATAGTAAAGCAACGGAACGCAGCGAACGCGCGGGAACGTGATAGAACGCAGAGCGTCAACACGGCTTTCACGGCGTTACGGACTCTTATTCCCACCGAGCCGGTGGACAGAAAGCTGTCAAAGATTGAGACTCTGCGCTTAGCCTCCAGTTACATCTCACATCTGGCCAATGTGCTCCTGATAGGGGATGGAGGAGAGGACGCGCAGCCGTGCGTGAGCGCGGTGTACAGCGCGCAGGGGGACAGCGGAGGAAAGCAGCCACGCACCATATGTACTTTCTGCctcagcagccagagaaaaggG ATAAAAGATGGGAATGACTGCGTCCGCATGCGGGGAATCGCTTCATTGCGCGTCACACGCcggtag
- the tcf15 gene encoding transcription factor 15 isoform X2: MAFAMLRPIATHLAYSDVAMMSEDEENRSESDGSSEQSYGCCPSAEKRRRMSRKSTVSSVVIVKQRNAANARERDRTQSVNTAFTALRTLIPTEPVDRKLSKIETLRLASSYISHLANVLLIGDGGEDAQPCVSAVYSAQGDSGGKQPRTICTFCLSSQRKGVTCGPL; encoded by the exons ATGGCATTTGCCATGCTGCGGCCCATAGCTACTCATCTAGCGTACTCGGATGTTGCCATGATGTCCGAGGATGAGGAAAACCGCAGCGAGAGCGACGGCAGCTCGGAGCAGAGCTACGGTTGCTGTCCCAGCGCGGAGAAGCGGCGGAGGATGTCACGCAAGTCCACGGTGAGCAGTGTGGTTATAGTAAAGCAACGGAACGCAGCGAACGCGCGGGAACGTGATAGAACGCAGAGCGTCAACACGGCTTTCACGGCGTTACGGACTCTTATTCCCACCGAGCCGGTGGACAGAAAGCTGTCAAAGATTGAGACTCTGCGCTTAGCCTCCAGTTACATCTCACATCTGGCCAATGTGCTCCTGATAGGGGATGGAGGAGAGGACGCGCAGCCGTGCGTGAGCGCGGTGTACAGCGCGCAGGGGGACAGCGGAGGAAAGCAGCCACGCACCATATGTACTTTCTGCctcagcagccagagaaaaggG GTTACATGTGGTCCCCTCTAA